In one window of Bombus fervidus isolate BK054 chromosome 4, iyBomFerv1, whole genome shotgun sequence DNA:
- the LOC139986652 gene encoding type 1 phosphatidylinositol 4,5-bisphosphate 4-phosphatase, whose amino-acid sequence MGDGKKGERQPLLKNENVTYSSHGSDFVDEVESTISTVSAIGPDEVPPPYESSSQCGKPMVTCRVCQAMIDISGKRDQHVVKCCQCNEATPIRNAPPGKKYVRCPCNCLLICKSSSQRIACPRPNCKRIINLAPSPITPPVLSMPGMCRVCCAHCHDTFLFNTLNNALARCPHCRKISSVGPDFARGRGIAFTIVGLIALVIAIAVTVGTHTYAKTSGGIYVAYVGAFLLALLCFGRSIYYCTMKISMIEGPM is encoded by the exons ATGGGAGACGGGAAGAAGGGCGAACGACAACCGttgttaaaaaatgaaaatgtcaCTTATAGTTCACACGGCAGTGATTTCGTTG ATGAAGTGGAATCGACTATTAGTACAGTATCTGCAATAGGTCCTGATGAAGTGCCACCTCCATACGAATCAAGTAGTCAATGTGGCAAGCCTATGGTCACTTGTAGGGTTTGTCAAGCTATGATAGATATTTCTGGTAAAAGAGATCAACATGTTGTCAAATGCTGTCAATGTAATGAAGCTACA CCCATACGAAATGCACCTCCTGGAAAGAAATATGTCCGTTGCCCATGTAActgtttattaatatgtaaGAGTTCTTCACAACGTATTGCTTGTCCAAGGCCAAACTGTAAACGTATTATTAATCTTGCTCCAAGCCCAATTACACCACCTGTTTTATCTATGCCTGGAATGTGTAGGGTATGCTGTGCTCACTGTCATGACACATTTTTG TTTAATACCTTAAATAATGCTTTGGCTCGATGTCCACATTGCCGAAAAATATCTTCTGTTGGTCCAGATTTTGCTAGAGGTCGAGGTATTGCATTCACTATCGTTGGATTAATAGCCTTAGTAATTGCAATAGCTGTGACt GTTGGAACACATACATATGCAAAAACTAGTGGTGGAATTTATGTAGCTTATGTTG gtGCATTTCTCTTGGCACTTTTGTGCTTTGGACGCAGCatttattattgtacaatgAAAATTAGTATGATAGAAGGTCCAATGTAA
- the LOC139986653 gene encoding uncharacterized protein, producing the protein MEKLTHLWNVNQFITKLNCSQSRNLQTFYIERCRKFSHGIQLSSQNFGPSVMCPYCGSLWNTIDHSIRLSQGKPLSKSIKKIVHSMNNGKKRIPEVQRSLAEKCLKNKMNKLVLKCSVCSKSTRISFNKPQREKVQKIRTESIERSKKRKKKRTKDKTAGLNVSGISNLNKKNIQTEELKETNIKKVGSTANFITPTQKIKTININRLKNIINQGVTPPKRKSLHSFLTELC; encoded by the exons ATGGAAAAATTAACACATTTATGGAACGTGAatcaatttattacaaaattaaattgttcaCAAAGTAGAAATTTGCAAACGTTTTACAT aGAAAGATGTAGAAAATTTAGTCATGGAATACAACTATCGTCTCAAAATTTTGGTCCTTCTGTGATGTGCCCATATTGTGGATCGCTTTGGAATACTATAGATCATAGCATTAGATTATCACAAGGTAAACCACTTTCTAAatccattaaaaaaattgtacactCTATGAATAATGGTAAGAAAAGAATACCTGAAGTTCAAAGAAGTTTAgcagaaaaatgtttaaaaaataaaatgaataaattggTACTTAAATGTTCAGTTTGTTCAAAAAGTACAAgaatatcatttaataaacCACAAAGGGAAAAAGTACAAAAGATTAGGACAGAAAGTATTGAAAGATCAAAAAaacggaagaagaagaggaccAAGGATAAAACAGCTGGCTTAAATGTTTCtggaatttcaaatttgaataagaaaaatattcaaaccgAGGAATTGAAAGAAACCAACATAAAAAAAGTTGGAAGCActgcaaattttattacaccaactcagaaaataaaaacgattaatataaatcgattaaaaaacataataaatcAAGGTGTAACACCTCCAAAAAGGAAGAGTTTACATAGTTTCTTAACAGAGCTTTGTTGA